The following is a genomic window from Neodiprion virginianus isolate iyNeoVirg1 chromosome 1, iyNeoVirg1.1, whole genome shotgun sequence.
ctgaatttcggcttgcgcgaaaaacgaatttaaataatttattgtaaacgtgaaccaggaaccacggagcgtttatcctggaagtcgagaaattttattagagcagtgacagctaccgaatatgggcttgcgcgaagaacgaattgaaataatttattgtaaacgtgaaccaggaaccacggagcgcttatcctggaagtcgagaaattttattagagcagtgacagctactgaatttggggttgcgcgaaaaacgaattgaaataatttattgtaaacgtgaaccaggaaccacggagcgcttatcctggaagtcgagtttcaccgcgtagcggacccgaagcgcgggatcggggaggttgagaacccggtactcgaaatacgtagcggacccgaagcgcgggatccgggaggttgagaacccggtactcgaaatttgcggagcgcgactctcatccgtccgctctactgcgcggttgtttccagactgaggaattcggctagctgattttgaattagtgacgtcactttccgaacatccgaaaattcaaacttgggtctcgaactgtaatactaggtatgatgatgtatgatgtatgatgtatgatgtacgatgtatgatgatatgatatgatgtataatgcttttagttttcacgtttcatacaagaaatacacacttcatctctcctgccgattccagactcaagcggccaggcccttcgatggtcagccgttgactgaagatatatccttcagttaacggcacagctgataacgctgccgttctgcgacagttggatgatgaaaaattttgctcgtacctttcaaatgtgtgttaaaatacactcgaagtggTAAGAAGCCTCGTTCCTACTCTTCCTATTACCTtcttaggtctttaaatcactacgctgcgttaaatactgtctcatgtACGGAGAATCCATTTAATCTtaatcaaaattagcgcatccgtgatgtattacagttactctgaattttttttcatccgaatactttacgaaaaacaattctgctcctccacccaacgcagatacttcacttgcgaccagctaaaacagcgtttcgattctatgcctatgaaaattcaagatcgagagagcaaatgaaaagttgttggaataattatgaatattaatgttagAGATTACACGGCGGAGCAGGGGGACGAAGAGGACCAAGGTGTtcggaggtggtcggaggtggttggaggtggttggaggtgttcgaaaatgaCAGGAGGTGGCAGGGGGTGGTAGGAGGTGGCAGAAGGTGACCGGCGGTgtttggaggtggttggaggCGGTAGGAAGTGTTTGGTGGCTGCTGGAAGTGATCGGCGGTAGTCGATGAggatgacgacgacgaagatGCCGCGGGGCAGTGAGGAGGAGGTGGCCGATGTCGAGGTAGATGAGGAGGCCGAAGGTAGTCGGAGGTTGGAGGTGGTGGTTGATGGTGGTTGGAGGTGCTCGGAGGTCGTTGCGGAGGTTGGCCGTGGACGCGGTTACGCGTTTTCTCACGGGCATGATCGAGCTGATCGATATTTCTCAGTCGCAATCGACAAGAAGTCCTACAAAGTGAGTACCACTTTGAACCGACTCAATCTTAAGCCTCCATACCGACACTACTTTGACTGCTACGAATGTCGGTGCGAGCCCGTTAGGTAGAGTCGATAGAGCGGAACCCTCCTCCGCTCCCAGGCCCACCTGGGTCCACTTGTCTACCAAAAACTGATCACAAAAACTTACCCAGGGTGTATCCGcctttatattcttcagtcaacgagTTAGACAAGGAGAGAATGAGGTATTGATTAATTGTATCCTCTATCTTATCGTTTCGCTCCTGAAAAGAAAGAGATAGAGATTCACCCGACCAATCGCTGTCCCTTTACTTAGTCTCTCATTCATACCCgaacgaatttattttttttcaaccatttgTTGGTCGTTAGTGTTTCATGGTGTGCTTCCGGTGTCAGATAGTCAATAGCGTAGTAGTTATTAATAAAACAAGATCGGTTAGGGAATTCAAGTGACATTAGCCCGATAGTTGTATTTTGGGACCGATTTGAGTTCTGCTTGTGCGGAATCGTTTGTTCGTCGTTTGTTAGCGTTATTTAGCGCTTCTCTAACCTTTAATAGTTCCCGATTGACctgtaaaacttgaaaaacagCCCTCTCCCCGAGCCCgcccaaaaaataagtaaataaaacgACTCTAGTTTGGCAATAGTTCCGGGAGTTTGTTCAATCCATCGGTTCAATCCCAGCACGTCTAACTTACGACAGCTCCTCGTTAAAATGAATCACAGTAAAATTCACTTTTACGTTCATGAAATGTTTGTTGATTGTTTGCGAGTGTTTGGTAACACAATCCCGTAAAAAATCCATCAACGATCATTACACGATCACCCGtacagaaaatgaaattttaatgcaaTTTATGGTTATAGTGAGGAGCATCCATAAGTTAGATCCGCTAGGACTGGAGAACGGTCAAAAGTAGCGTTACACatgattcattttttgtttctacatatttcttttatttttacagataATCAGGAGACTGTCAAGGGTTGGATGAGCGCTATTGAACACGAACGAAAGACCAATAAACGATTTCGCACATGCAGAACTGAATTCGAGTCCAAAATACAATTGTGAAGGGCGACGTCACTTTCATTCCCTAACCgatgttattttattaataacgACTTAACTATTGACAATTTCATTATATGAATATTTCCTGAGTCATCCaattatgaataatcttaGTCGAATTTGTTCACTTTGCGGTAAAATAGTTATTTATATAATCCATAAGCCTTTCGTTACATATGCAACATTGTTCGAGATTTTTCAATAGAAAGGTCTTATTGAAAGATGTCAGCACAATTACACCTAAAATAATTGAGAGACCTTTTGTAATTGTATTACAAATACGAGTTATACTTAATATGCATCTTCATTTTATTGTTAGAGGAATTAATGAAAACACACTCCAACCGCTAGTTGGTATtctaatttttgaaaatgtttatttgcTATTGTGCGATATTCCGAAAATCAGTtaatcaatattaataatgatgataTCATGATCTAAATTATTTAAACCGATATTAcgcattatattatattgcagcatatttttgaacaacattaataatatattagaCTGCAATATTTATACTTATGTGTAATTAATGTATATCGGTATGTGtaataatacatgtataatatcgATTGTAGTTTATTGTAAATtgatttacattttaaaatatGCTATGTGACCATTATCTAGTGTAATATTCAactatataatattatttgttttgCATTTGTTACTATTTACGGTATCTTAACTGTCATTCCTTTAAAGATAACAATGTGTTAGCAACTTCTCGCAAAGTCTTACAGCTTCAGTTTCATTTCATGAATTCTTAGTCGAGTAATTTGTATAACTgctttatatttaaattttcgcacAGGCTCTGCTGCTATCGATTCTTTGCATTTCTGCTTCgaattgatattatttttcctcactgagataaatatttatcccGAGCTATCGAGAAATTCATTGGATAATTAAGTTAACTAATAGACCGGTAATGATCACCAGTTAGTAACATTTCGCGTATGGAACAAAATTACTTTCTAAGTCAAAAAATACTGCAATGTGCAATTATTTCGAGTAATTTATTTAGTTACGGCAGCTAGCACAATTTGAATAACAGCGTGAAACTTTATGCCAACTGTAAGAGTGGCTACTAAGTGTCAGAACAAAGTATATTGCTTACGTAGCTGATTGCAGTAAGATAGTTAAATAAACTATCAAACGATTTTAAAGAATATTAGGAGAACCAAATTTACGAATGGCTTAGTTCTGATCAAATTTGAttagtgaaaataattgtaaatgtTTTACGTTTGAGCCCATATGCAGTTATTTTTGCCACACACTGCCAATAACAATGGCACAACAAGTTGTACTTGTTAATtagtataatttataatatattgctactaattatattatatataatatcatctaataatatcaatataaAACCCTTCTTAATTTTATGAAATGGTAAATAACAGTTCATCACTCCCACCTGATAAATGCAAAGTGCAGTCTCGTCATGCGTTAATCAAAAGCTAAAAAATGGAAACTGATTCTGCAAGAGGGCACAGCtgatgtgtataatatacttaACTACAAAGAATGAGAAATTGATAAGACCATTGAAAGGATGAAAGACAGCGTCCTTTGTGCCAAGGCAGCTTTGGCGCGTATAGATCAACATTTTTCCACTATACGGATTGTAAGTTTGACCTAGAACCTAAATTACCTGCATCATCGAAATATTTGATctcatttttatagttatcAAAAATCCCTCATTACACGGTATGGTGGACGTTCTTACTTTGAGAGActgatttaaattttaaatccaaTTCTTTTAGCGTTTGTTTAAAATCTGCTGACGAATACCTGGCAGTTTAGTTAAGCGTCAAGGACTTTCTCATAtgtcaatattttcaccaagAAACAGCAAGGTGTACGAAACGGGTTGATTGTGAGCATTTAGTAAAGCCCGCTGTCAGGATCTGGTGTCTGATTCTCCAAGTTACAGGGGTGTAGGAATTCTTGTCCTCTCTCGTGGAGCCATTTATTCGCCACTGAAATTAAGGAACATACGTAACAAAAGTTAAGATAATCTTTTCTCAAGACCTGTAATGAAATTAACTGAAATTGCGCAGACTGACTATGATCTTTCTCTATATTGGAATCTATTatctattatttttacactttcAAATCCTAAACCTACACCTTTGAGACTACTATATTCGGCTTATGAATTGTCCATTTCGCGCATTTGAAATGTATCTCAATCGCTTTAATCATATTTGAATGGTTAATTCTCCTCATAACAGATACTCACCCCACTTAGAGCCGGTCAAAACTGGACATGCGGCGTGTCTCGTTCTGTAATCTCCTTCGCCATTTGGCTTCAAGTTGAACCAAAATGCAGCGCTACCCTTTCGTGGCCAAAGAGCAAgattgatttttgtaaaaacagtACCACCGCCTTGTTCCACATCACTCATCTGGAATGTGTGAATAATGAATAACAATGAGTGATTATCAATGATGtattagtaataatattaacaagtCGTACTAGTTTGCAGATTAAGTCTCTTAACTTCGACCTTAAATATAATAGAAGTAGAATAGAGTGAACCCAAATTAACTTACATAGTAAAGGACCGTTGCGATTCGATTTCCAGTTCCAAGACTTTTGaaagcatttttttcttctcgcttcggatgtaatataaataaggttttttttttaataatagtGCTTTACGATTTCAGGGGTAATGAAATACTCAAGTTTTTAACAAATCGGGCATGGAAGAGTACAATACTGGATGGACgctaatattattatgtattcaTTAGTAAGCATTTCTGCTAATTTTTAGAGCTCTACGCCTTAGAAGGcttttattacattttcatGTATTTGATAATTGTACAATGCGCGGAAAAGATGCAGTGaccaaagaaaaaagatattatTCACCCTTGCAAAGTCAAAGTGGGGCTCGTAATGTCCACCAATTCCATAGTTGACTACTTGCAGCTCTTCCGCAGTATCGACAGTCAAGCTTGTCAGGTCCTCCACTCGCCTACTGACAGCCTTTACGTGTGGATGTTCATATTCCTGGAGCCAGGCACTTTTGCTGATACGATAATGCGCAATTTCAACTTCACCAGTTTTGTAGTTTTGGACAGTTGCTCTTTTAAACTAAGAACAAAAGCGATGCAGGTTTATTtctcattgaaaaatttaaactacATTCACTGAAATTCTCCATTCTATTCCAGGCTATGCGTCGATTAATTCTTATTACGACTTACTCTCGGCTGAGCCATCCTCTTCACAGTGTCAATTTCTTCGTCATAAATTACGTCGTGATATATCACGATTCTAGGATCCAAGAAAGCTTCTTCTTCCTTGAACGGCGCGATTTTGAGGAAGGGAATTCCCCGTTCCACGTAAcgacatttcaaatttttctggaCGTCGGCTGGTAGCGTCACCTCTCCACGACACAGCATTTCGTACCGCTCCCTTTCCGTCAACTCTTCCCATGTTTTGATCTTCTTCTCAGCTACAGTGAAGGGCTGAAGAGTGAAAATCGTAAAAGTCAAATCGTGCCCGATTTTCAGTTATGGTATCTTTTACGAACCAacatgttaaaatttgaaagttcCTGTCGGAAAAGAATAATCTAACTATCGAACTTTTCTCAGCtttgttttcaaatataattgtGAACGGAAAAAATGCAGGTGCATTATTTAATAAAAGTCAATCTCTTATTGGGAATCGCCAAATCTAGAcgatcgatttaaaaattaatgtatttcaaatgaataatatGATAAATAGAGCCCGCAGAGAGAAAAACTTCTTTTCACAGCAAATTCTCATTATCTATTAATGTCGCATTTGTAATCGCCAAAAAATCTGACAGGGAAAATCCTATTTATCGTATCATGAGAATTCAATCCTTGAATTCCATTTATACCCTGGGTACTCTTACTGTTGCCGATATGtgaattgatttgttttacTGTCATTAATACATAGATTTGATGATACCTTATGCCgatcgaaaaatgtttacattttgTGCACGGTGTTGTTTCTGAGACTAAGAAATAATGTTAATCGAAGTATTTTTAAACACGAGGCAACGccattttttataaaaatgggTTTGAAGTAGAGCCTCagaaattttggaatgtcacaaatcggaaaattattggatttttccaaaaaattttaattcttcaAAGGATCAGATTTACTTCATTCAGCTCGctttaatatttaaaacacGTAATGTCaaagattttcgaaatttttaactttttgaGACAATTTTTGCCTAGTTTCAATTATGACCACTGCGTGGAAATAAGAAGTTACCGCGCGGTATTGCACAAAAATTATGCCTATCTTCGagaaatctgagaaaaattttaggaaagaaaattgtgaTAATGAGAAACGGTAATGAGAAACCTGAAACCTTTTCCAGTACCAATTGATAATGAGACTGGTAATAAGAACTCGCGGAATAAGAAGGTGGACGTTTTCTCAAGTCTTTTCGTCAAGAGTTCGTTGATTGAATGTCAAGAACATACCGCCAACTCCCGACTAATTGCTTGGAtcacttaaaaattttctcgccCACTCTACGAGGCATGGTTAGTAAGTGATTTCACAGACCAAATTCATAGCCTATTACGCAATAACATTGAAAAAGTTTACGAATACATTCTCTATCAACCTGAATAGAAATAATGCATTTCCAAAATCCTCTCACGCTGCAAGTCATCAATTTTAAGCCATACGTCAATTGAAATTGACTTGAAACGATGTATTTGATATGTTTTGTGACGCAACACGCAGagtatgaaaattttgcatacatgtaatttaaaaaaaattctgatgtAATCTAAAAATGCCTtcatataaaatgaaaaaggacAGAAAAAAGTACAGAAACGTTTAGGTAGATCTGGTAATAATAAAAGCTCACTTTTCAATCACTATGAAAGTTACAAATttggatacattttttttcgaccttGTGTATACGTGCTACTTGACGGTTAACAGTAACGTGGGTAATTTTCCGAAGTGAAACAGGATAGAAGGAGCTGAAAATTGATTGTTGTTGcaagtaaaaaatgtttccttCATTCACCTGATCAGCTGGAATCGCTTCTTCCTGGCCGTCTTCGCCACGCTTCCGTCTTTGctgggtaatttttttctgcatttcCTCTTGATAGTACGCGCGATTACCTAGAGCACGCTGATGGGTCGGTACTAATTCAAGAAGTTCGTTAGTCATGCTGAGTGCGCGGGCGACGTTTCCTAGTGGATGAAAGATAGTTTATCGTCACGATGATTGCTCCTCGCAATAAAATAACTAGAGAACACACATGATGCACGGAGTCGTGGGATGTTTCATGCAGATGGGGATGACGTGGAGGAAACTTGTGCGCGTcagaaccaaaaaaaattacagttcaTTTTTTCTTGTGTCAGGGAAAACTTGTACTTTACAAAATCGCGATTATCCTCAACATTGGATGTTATCTAGGTAATTTACGTCATGCcgttttgttattttaaacatttaaaaGTGATGTTTTTCGCTgtactttttattcgtttaacTATCTTTATCTCAAAGGCTTTCCAGTTCTTCCAACTAGAACCCTTCCCTatatcgtttcaaataaagCAAAATGACAGAGAGCGAATTTCCCCCCGTTTCACCTTGCATGTAGGTCGAAAATGCGAGATACTCCAAAATGTCGGGTTTCGTGGTCGTAGTTCTATTGTGCTCTTCCTGGAGACGGTCCATGGCTTCCTGCATCCATAACACCGTGTGGTAATAGTCAGCATTGTTGTACGACTGCCTGCCTAGTTCGAAACAGTCCCCGGCTGCGAAACACGATAAAGAAATTGAGTAATtgagtaaaaataatcgattatactcgattaattGGGAACAAATATTCGGTCGCTTTTGGTAATTCTTAACTCACCGCTGAGACCAGTGCTGTACTGAACTCCGTTAAGGACCCCCCTGGCAACGTGGGCAGTGTCCAACTTATACGTGTCCTGAAGCCTCATAAGCGCGACCGCAGCTCCGTTGAGATCCTCGTCTGTAGGGAACTTCAGGTCGTTCCTCGAATTCGTTATGTTACTGACGAAAGCCTTTCCGACGTCTTCGGTGATTAGTTCTTCGATCCGTTTCCAGTCGGTTGTCAAACGCTTCACCAGAAGATAAGCGTTTATTGGATTCGACAAGTACTGCTGGATGTTCCTCGACGCCTCCTCATGTTCTCGCGCGTAATCCTCGACATTTCTGTAATTGCAAGATTCCCAATTAGCTATATCTGCGAATAAAACGAGGTAACGGGCTTTCGCTTTTCATCGTTTTTGACGCGGTATTCGATTGGCGCAGCGTGACGGAAAATGCACTCCTCAATTTTCAGATATATGCTAACTAGAAAGCTCAAGGATCATTTCAAAGATATTGCAGCTTTTACGCTGAGAAAAGTAGGTATCTAAATATAAGTGCATTCTAAGTAGAATGTTTCGAGACTATTCAGACGATTCTTTCAGCCGTAATAATGTGCGTACCACAGAAATTGTTCAtctgagtaaaaaattttgtcaaatataaaatattacgcTAAATCTAAGTTTCCCAAGCGTCAGATGATGTTCCAAATTTTTGACTGATGGAGAGTATCAGACCTCTGGGACATGGATTCCGCTCAAACTTCTAAAATCGTTTCCTTGATCTAAAACACGAAGCCTACGTACGtagtttttttctcttcactgcgagtaaaattgataatatcGGCAGTTTGATGAGTGAAATtctataataaataaaacctgTTAGGTATTTTTACtttatgtatgtattaatTTTCGTTGGCCTCCGTTGAAGTTTCGATGACGGGATCTTATAGATTCAagtgtacacgtatacatcATTATTTCAGAGCTATAGTGAAGTATAAATTGCGAGTCATCGACAATCTGTTCTACTGTAAATCGAGTAAAGAACAACCCAGTATAGATGGAACTACGCATCAGAATTTCCATATTTTGGGCCAAAGAAACATCCGTATAAGTTCTTGCAGAATCCGTGACTCGGAGGTCTCATATTATCCTCGATAGcgctttttatttcaagataACTCACGATCAGCATCTGTCTTGAAAAAgcgttgaaacaaaaacgtaACCAAGCAGAACTTTAAATAGCGTCACTGAAACTAATCCAGTTACACTTGTTATTTCAACGATATAATAGAAATCTCATTATTCTATACTATTTTTTAACTAAAAGATCCACATTGCTCGTCTGATTTTAATGAACCATAGttgattttattcgtaaatgaATTCACCGCATATCGTCCAAGTTAAATTTTGTTTAGCAATAACGTATTTCTCATCGAATCTAAAGTTCAGCATCTGTAAATTGTTACGATTGTATAGGTGCagcatttttttccaacttacAAGGtcataaaaaaatcaaactcaaACAATTTCTAGGGAGTTAATTTACAAACAAGATCAGTCGGTGtcaaaacgtttttttttttctagatcACAGAGACTTTCTTGAATGAGATTAAACTCGCTCAGCTTCACTGCCctgatcaattttctttctgtGACGTTTTTTATTCGACACATTTTTAACATGACTATACATCCCATACACCTTTAAACGCCGATCTTGAATTAAGGAACTTAACGACATGGTTTTCATCGCGAATGTTGTCCAATTTTTATGTTAATTTTGGGAGATAAAACAGGGTAGCAGGTACACAAGGGTTTGACTCGATCGAATAATACGGGGGAACGCAGCATGGGATTTTCATCGAGCACATTAAGGGTTTTGAGGAGATGATCGGgctaaatgaaaaatgaagtgCTCGGAAGACTGGCTCAGGccgaatatatataatatacagatTCTGCAGCTTTCACGGATCAAGGATAGGAGGATTTACGAGTATAAGGCCATGAATCGCGATGATACCTTCCCTTTTATTGGAGAATCCAATAACGGTCCATACctatttttacttattttttttttcttgtaataaAACCCGAGAGATGATGGCCGTGAACGATTTTTCATAACGCCTCTTTACTCGCTgtctatgtatgtatgtatacatatcaTGTATCCGTCCGATACTCATCGATCTGTAATGTATCCCATACATTTGCTGCATACCAAATACGGAAAATACcccgtttgaaaaaatttcatacctATAACCACTTTTTCCGAGCAATTAAAATCTGCAATCCGATGCGAAGAGATTGAAAACTTGTTTCTGTCAACTTTCCCCGTTTTTCCCCACAAAACGCTCAACAATATTTCATACTCCAGAGGTATAATTAACAGCATTGTTTATATCTACCATTTCCGAGAAGTCTTCTGTACAGATACCGAATGCTTTGAATAGCAGGCAACTATCGCTTATCTATATGCATATTGTATATTAATGAACAATGAGCTTTGGATACGTTTTCGGTGAAAGGGAGGAGCGAATACGCGTAACTCAAGCTTCTTGGAGAATTGTGATTTGCAGATTTAGCCTTGGCAGGGAATCGTTACGTGATGATTGTCTTTgttcgtaaaaaaaagatatctgctgctgctgctgctgcgagCATGAACAAATCCTAAGATATTTTCATGACGTTAGCGTACTCGAACACGCCACGTCGAGCTTTCAAGCCCCATGTGCTTAAAcgagaaatattttccaaattaaGGAATACTACCCTACGTGTAGAGCCAGCAAATAAATTGTGCCCCCCCAGAGACGTTATAGCGGATATCGAGTTTCGTGCCAAATGcaatgaagagaaaaatttctcccgCCCCCATGCCGCTCATCAGCTGACGAACACATTAATTTCGTGCAGAATTGAGTTGTTTACGGCTGTCGTCACTGAAGCGAGACGTTTTAATCACAAGCCTCTATTCCTATCGATTTTAGTTTCCTCTtttgctgtttatttttttacttttattccatttttcgTTTATCATTTTGCCCTTCGTCCTAACGTTAGCGCGTATAACAGCTCGCATTTGCGATCGCAACGAGTAGATATAACATTCGGTTGCCGTACATGTAACTATAAAAccctatatgtataaataactAACTGTATCGAATTGCGATTCGaatccatttatttttttcaggttGGATTTTTAGGactcgttaaaaaaaaaaaagaaaaaaaacttttaaggGTAAAAACATAACCGCGAGAGATTCGAAgtgatggaaaatttgaattttgcacaCGTATTTTGAGGTTTTCTGCATGTTATGATACTACTGTATCTGCATACTCAGATATAATGGACATTTAATATGTGGACACGCTCACAGAACTCGCATTCGAGGTGAGAAAATTACTTTGCAGTACGGAGTTCAATTTGAAACGGGCAGTGAAATGCTTGCGCGGTGAAATTTGTTTAGGACGAGatgtgaaatttaattaaaaagcTTACTGACCGGTATGTGTTTACACATGTGTGTGCATATTATAAAACGACTGGCTCGCGGGTTGTAAGCCATTGTTGCGTGTACCTATGTACTTTCATGCAAAACATCCCGTACATTCGTCCCGGTATCGCGGGTATCTTTCGTTTGTATTTTTCTGTAGAGCGCCAGGATAGCTGAcgaaaatgatttaaaaaatgtttacatgAAAGAGACACAAAAATTGCTGATTGTAAGACTGTAAATTACTTGCATTTCGAACAATGTCACTCAACTGGTTTGACCACCGTTGCTACAAAGATATTTTCGAGATTataattttctgaatataaattattagtTTTTATGTCAGTTACCTTAGACTCAGGGTAAACAGATTTGGGCTTGTTCAAGGCAGACGCTCTAAGGTGACTTCGGCTACTGGTCCAACAGCATTTACCCCATAATCGATGGTGGCATGACGATAAGCCGCATGGAGACCATAGCGTTCGTTTGTAGGGCCACGAGTACTAACATTCAGATCAGCCAATGTCGTTAATTCATAGGAACATTCACATTGCTGTTTGGTAGTGTTTTATGTCTCGTTACCATGCTTTACAAATCCCATCACAGAAAGTGACAATTCCTTCGGTCGACTGTGACTCGGTGATAACAGCGACGAGTCGAAGATATCGACATCAGACTAGACGTCGAAGACCCCGGGTATCAATCGTTTAAAATCAACGATGGTGTGTAAAAGTATCACGCAATAATCGCGAGTGAGTTCAGAGACAGTGTTCcttctattttcaaaaaacgtGTATAAGCTCATCCAGCGAACACAAAAAGTTCGAACGTGGAACTAGCATGGCAAGAAATATGGCACCGTGACGTCGACGCAAGAGGCAAAGAGCTTCGCTGAGTTGCAGGGTCATCGACTCATAATTAACTCTGTCGTCAATTAACGGctaaattaattgaaattgcGTTACGAAAGTGGCGAGGAAGCTTTCCGCGCAGCAATATTACCCCGAAGCTGCGGTAGTacgtaataattattcttgggaaaagagagagtgagatGAAGTTTTAAGGGTGTGTTAAACGATCTTTCCGTACCGTGGCCGGATTTATCTACTCCCGGACAATGTTACTGCGCGTGTGAACTGTGATAATAGGCCCACCTTGtccaaattcaaaaaaaaaagaaaaaaaaaaaaacgtattgaCTGCAACGATATTTGGAAAAGTGTTCTTGATCCGCGGACTGTAATAACCACGCTGGTTTCCCAACGTGTCAACCACCCCGGGTCAAAACCTCAACCACGAGGCCCCGGGAATAAGGCCAGCGCGAGAATCCCCAACCGGTCTTCTCGGTTGAGCTCTCGCATCTAATTACTCGATCACTGGTACATTAGAAACACGATCCAACGTCATTTAGTAATCAAATCGATCATTATGAGCCTCGATTCGTCGAGTTGATAGCCCGACGTTCACACTGTTCACTGATTCACTC
Proteins encoded in this region:
- the LOC124296725 gene encoding prolyl 4-hydroxylase subunit alpha-1 isoform X2, whose protein sequence is MCTNENNRNHSLRSINNTHSSFVRFVNTTSRNVGVYWIDYQGQAVQYKVLSYNDHLDVNTFETHPWIFVDEETRDRTKHRTMDRIFFVVLTIGAISLPVSRGELYTALADMEELLETESVLIDTLHGFIHAQEERLATLKRNVEDYAREHEEASRNIQQYLSNPINAYLLVKRLTTDWKRIEELITEDVGKAFVSNITNSRNDLKFPTDEDLNGAAVALMRLQDTYKLDTAHVARGVLNGVQYSTGLSAGDCFELGRQSYNNADYYHTVLWMQEAMDRLQEEHNRTTTTKPDILEYLAFSTYMQGNVARALSMTNELLELVPTHQRALGNRAYYQEEMQKKITQQRRKRGEDGQEEAIPADQPFTVAEKKIKTWEELTERERYEMLCRGEVTLPADVQKNLKCRYVERGIPFLKIAPFKEEEAFLDPRIVIYHDVIYDEEIDTVKRMAQPRFKRATVQNYKTGEVEIAHYRISKSAWLQEYEHPHVKAVSRRVEDLTSLTVDTAEELQVVNYGIGGHYEPHFDFARMSDVEQGGGTVFTKINLALWPRKGSAAFWFNLKPNGEGDYRTRHAACPVLTGSKWVANKWLHERGQEFLHPCNLENQTPDPDSGLY
- the LOC124296725 gene encoding prolyl 4-hydroxylase subunit alpha-1 isoform X1, whose amino-acid sequence is MCTNENNRNHSLRSINNTHSSFVRFVNTTSRNVGVYWIDYQGQAVQYKVLSYNDHLDVNTFETHPWIFVDEETRDRTKHRTMDRIFFVVLTIGAISLPVSRGELYTALADMEELLETESVLIDTLHGFIHAQEERLATLKRNVEDYAREHEEASRNIQQYLSNPINAYLLVKRLTTDWKRIEELITEDVGKAFVSNITNSRNDLKFPTDEDLNGAAVALMRLQDTYKLDTAHVARGVLNGVQYSTGLSAGDCFELGRQSYNNADYYHTVLWMQEAMDRLQEEHNRTTTTKPDILEYLAFSTYMQGNVARALSMTNELLELVPTHQRALGNRAYYQEEMQKKITQQRRKRGEDGQEEAIPADQPFTVAEKKIKTWEELTERERYEMLCRGEVTLPADVQKNLKCRYVERGIPFLKIAPFKEEEAFLDPRIVIYHDVIYDEEIDTVKRMAQPRFKRATVQNYKTGEVEIAHYRISKSAWLQEYEHPHVKAVSRRVEDLTSLTVDTAEELQVVNYGIGGHYEPHFDFARREEKNAFKSLGTGNRIATVLYYMSDVEQGGGTVFTKINLALWPRKGSAAFWFNLKPNGEGDYRTRHAACPVLTGSKWVANKWLHERGQEFLHPCNLENQTPDPDSGLY
- the LOC124296725 gene encoding prolyl 4-hydroxylase subunit alpha-1 isoform X3, with the translated sequence MDRIFFVVLTIGAISLPVSRGELYTALADMEELLETESVLIDTLHGFIHAQEERLATLKRNVEDYAREHEEASRNIQQYLSNPINAYLLVKRLTTDWKRIEELITEDVGKAFVSNITNSRNDLKFPTDEDLNGAAVALMRLQDTYKLDTAHVARGVLNGVQYSTGLSAGDCFELGRQSYNNADYYHTVLWMQEAMDRLQEEHNRTTTTKPDILEYLAFSTYMQGNVARALSMTNELLELVPTHQRALGNRAYYQEEMQKKITQQRRKRGEDGQEEAIPADQPFTVAEKKIKTWEELTERERYEMLCRGEVTLPADVQKNLKCRYVERGIPFLKIAPFKEEEAFLDPRIVIYHDVIYDEEIDTVKRMAQPRFKRATVQNYKTGEVEIAHYRISKSAWLQEYEHPHVKAVSRRVEDLTSLTVDTAEELQVVNYGIGGHYEPHFDFARREEKNAFKSLGTGNRIATVLYYMSDVEQGGGTVFTKINLALWPRKGSAAFWFNLKPNGEGDYRTRHAACPVLTGSKWVANKWLHERGQEFLHPCNLENQTPDPDSGLY